In the genome of Dyadobacter fermentans DSM 18053, the window ACTACTACCAGGTCTTTGCGGGCTTTGGTGGGCGACCCGGCTACGGTGGCAAAGGCGAGGTGGCCGCCTGTTTGCATGGGCAGGCCGAGGTGGTTGAGGCTGTCGTTCTTCCACACCATGCGCGCTTCCGGACCGACGTCCTGAATGCACATCAGCGGCGCGGTGCCGCCTCCGGCAGGCATAATGAGCCCCTCGGGCGAGGTCGACTGGCTGCCGCCCGGCTCGTAACCGATGGCAAATGTCCAGATGTTCGCCCCCGTCGCCGCCTCGATCGCATGCAGGCCTCCCTCGTTATCGTTCACATAAATGCGGGAGCCATCCACTGAGATATCCGGACTGGAAGCGCTGCCGCCCGGCAGCGAAGTATTTTCCCACAAAGGTTTAAGGGAAGGACCCTTCTTTTCGGAATAGACCATCGCCCTTAGCCCGGCCTGCGCCGCGCCGGGCGCCCAGTAAGTGAAAAAGAACCGGCCTGTTTCCTGGTCCACGGCAAGAGTATTCGCGCAGGGACAATCGGCCGTGCCGCGCATACATGCCCGCGGATCAAAGTCCGGGTCCGGCGGCAATTCGGCGGAAAGCGGGTGCGGGTCGAGCATCATTGCCCCGTTCGTACGGTCGAGCACGTAAATGATCCCGATGTGGGTAATGAAGATCAGCCGCCCGGTATGCGTGAATTGTGCTGAGAGCGGGAAGCCTTTGATTTTCGTTTCCCAAAGCAGGTTGCCCGCCACGTCGAATGCGTGCATGGCTTCATTATCAGCTATGTAAAGGCGGCCCTGTTCGTCGACGAGCGCCGAGGATGCGACGGCGAATTGGTTCACTTCCTCACTGCACCAGATCGTTTTCCCGGTCTGCGGGTCGAGGGCGTACAGGTGACAGTCGCCCGCATTGGTGGTGAGGTAAACGTGGCCGTCCTTCCCGATGGTAGGACCAAGGTTAATCGTTCCATCGAACTTGCGCTGCCAGGCAAGCGCCACTTTCTTCGGTCCCTGAATAGGAGAGTAGTCGGAATTCCGGCTATCGGCATGGACGGCCGACCAGCCGGGCCCGTAGGCGCGATCCAGCTGTTCGGAACCGTCGGGCTCGCTGGTTTTGCAGCCTGCCAGCAGCAGGGCGGTCATAAGCAGAGCCCGGCGACCCGACGTTTTAAGACTTCCTGCGTTCTTTGATTTCATCTTTCACGGCTTGTTGTTGTTCCTTGAATTGCTCGAACTGCTCCTTGCTCAGCACCTGTTTCAGTTCGGCTTCCTTCTCTTTCTGGATTGTCCGGACTGCTTTCAGCTTCGAAATCCTGCTGCCGTTGGCTTGCATCAAGGGGTCCATTCGCTGGGCATACCGGAGGTTGATCCGGGCCACTTTTCCGGCCTGCGCCGAGTCGAGCCGGAGGCTGGTTGTCATGCGCTGCGTTTGTGCTGCCGCCCGTTCCTGGGCGGGCTTGTCCATGAGCGGGCGCTGCGCCATCAATGCATGGGAAAACAGCGTGAGGCCTAAGAGCGTGGCCATGAGCATTGGCTTCTTTTTCATAGTAAGATGAATATGAGTTTGGTATTCGAAGGGCGAAGCAATGCGCCGGGCTTTCATGCGGGAAATTTTTTCAATGAACGACCGGGGATTATCAATGAAATGGCGCGATGCGCCTGCGGGCGGGTGGACTTGCGCTGAAAATCCGTTCATGCCGGGAAAGCATACGTTCGTCGGAGGATTGCGGCCATTCGGCGGTCAGTTTTTCAGGTATTGCACTTTTGCGCTACCATTGCATGATCAAACACCGGAAATCCCATGAAAGAGAAGCAACCTGCCCGCCTGCTGGCGAATCCATACCTGTTCTGGGTTTGTTACTGGCTCGTATGGCTGGTGCTGCTATCGAATTTCCAGCCACTCGAAAAAGCGGTTTGGGTGGCATCGGCCAATGTGGCTGCGCAGGGCTTGGTCGCATTCGCCACTATCCGGTTTTTGGTGCCCCGGTTCTTGGAAAAAGGCAAATACCTGGCTTACGGGCTGCTGGTTGTGGTGTTGCTGCTGCTGGTTACGGTGGTTTATATGAGGCTGACGGAACCTGGCGTGCAGTTTCTGACCGTTAAGCGGGAAGTCCGCTACCCGAGGGCATTTCAGTTTGGAAGAATGTACTTTTTGCTATTTGTGATCCATATGACGAGCACGGCGTACAAATTTGCGGTCGACCGCTTTACGACCCTGCACCGGCAATCGGAATTGTTACGGAAACAACTGGAAATGGAACTGCAAGTGCTTAAAAACCAGGTTAATCCGCATTTTTTGTTTAACACCCTCAATAATGTGTACACACTGGCCTACCTCAAAGACGACAATGCAGCGCCGATGATCATGAAGCTTTCGGAATTGCTCCGGTATACTTTGTACGAATGCCAGGCCGACCGCGTGAAGCTCGGAAGAGAGGTCGCTTTTTTGCAGAATATCATCGCCATGCAGCAGTTGAAATCCGATATTTATCAAAAGCAGATCCAATTTAAAGTAACCGGCGTGCAGCCCGATCAGCTCATTGCGCCGCTGCTGCTTTTGGTATTTGTAGAAAACAGCTTCAAGTACGCCGATCTGGACACTAATCCCGACGGTTACATCGCTATTTCAATTAATGTGGACGCGGCTGGCACAATGCACTTTGAATGTGCGAATACTAAAAAGGAACGGATCAATGAGGAGA includes:
- a CDS encoding outer membrane protein assembly factor BamB family protein, which gives rise to MKSKNAGSLKTSGRRALLMTALLLAGCKTSEPDGSEQLDRAYGPGWSAVHADSRNSDYSPIQGPKKVALAWQRKFDGTINLGPTIGKDGHVYLTTNAGDCHLYALDPQTGKTIWCSEEVNQFAVASSALVDEQGRLYIADNEAMHAFDVAGNLLWETKIKGFPLSAQFTHTGRLIFITHIGIIYVLDRTNGAMMLDPHPLSAELPPDPDFDPRACMRGTADCPCANTLAVDQETGRFFFTYWAPGAAQAGLRAMVYSEKKGPSLKPLWENTSLPGGSASSPDISVDGSRIYVNDNEGGLHAIEAATGANIWTFAIGYEPGGSQSTSPEGLIMPAGGGTAPLMCIQDVGPEARMVWKNDSLNHLGLPMQTGGHLAFATVAGSPTKARKDLVVVDTRTGEVLDRVPFPGKTLFTVGTTIGAEGNVYVPGFDGTLFAFRPAN
- a CDS encoding sensor histidine kinase, whose translation is MKEKQPARLLANPYLFWVCYWLVWLVLLSNFQPLEKAVWVASANVAAQGLVAFATIRFLVPRFLEKGKYLAYGLLVVVLLLLVTVVYMRLTEPGVQFLTVKREVRYPRAFQFGRMYFLLFVIHMTSTAYKFAVDRFTTLHRQSELLRKQLEMELQVLKNQVNPHFLFNTLNNVYTLAYLKDDNAAPMIMKLSELLRYTLYECQADRVKLGREVAFLQNIIAMQQLKSDIYQKQIQFKVTGVQPDQLIAPLLLLVFVENSFKYADLDTNPDGYIAISINVDAAGTMHFECANTKKERINEENTSRGIGLSNVRKRLELIYPGNHELLLSEPDDRFLVRLTLFRL